The following coding sequences lie in one Haematobia irritans isolate KBUSLIRL chromosome 3, ASM5000362v1, whole genome shotgun sequence genomic window:
- the Ranbp16 gene encoding ran-binding protein 16 isoform X2, producing the protein MEIQQLEILCKQLYEATDSVLRSNAEKTLVQFVSSQDALPKCQMLLDRADSSYAQLLAATTLTKLIQGLNLEQRIDIRSYVLNYLANRPNLQHFVVQALVTLLAKITKYGWLDTYKNELVFQTLLEDVKTFLQGSVDHCTFGVQILSQLVLEMNSIVEVDANISFSKNRKIATSFRDQQLYDIFLLSCNLLVTARDNSKTINFMDESQQAYVNLISHVLRLTKNCLSFDFIGSSTDESSDDMNSVQLPTSWRPAFLDSNTLKLFFDLYQILPNGLASYSLSCLVQMTSVRRSLFNNSERTKFLTHLVEGVKNILVNLHGLRDPDNYHEFCRLLARLKSNYQLGELIAVPCYPEALALIAKFTVESLQMWQFAPNSVHYLLSLWQRMVASVPYVKSPEPHLLGTYTPEVTKAYVESRLNAVPAIVNDHMEDPLDDLCMVLQQLEQLSVIERCEYDKTCSLLVRHFDQKASEYESLLQTPNADPMSITIHELQLTWLVYIIGSAIVGRLTVNSNDDLDTMDAELVIRVFQLMRLTDARLPQAGCEKLELAILSFLDQVRKMHISEQNQKPNVYKRLNEVFGISDEQMLLSFINRKIITNLKFWGHSEQIITKTLMLLSDLSVHFNSVRKLAKLEEVQFMLTHHTSEHFPFLGTNSSLTEMRCRTMFYTSLGRLLMFDLGEDEERFYSFLNPLTNQFESLAPVLMDANSFPNEEAKKAIIGLARDLRGLAQPLTSRVPYTMLFDWLYYSDYLPMLIRAVELWAHDPAVTTPVLKLFAELVHCRTQRLQGNVSSPMGILLFREASKLICIYGNRILHLDVPRDQQYPMRIKGISVCFTILKNALGGNYVNFGVFKLYGDDTLDNVLRIAAKMIMSIQQNDLLEYPKLASSYFNLLNCLSQDHISFLAGIEPGAFVYILESLSKGFTALDSTIYITCCAILDSIISFIFKQLQLKSELKNLKKHTVKKFLIHFYISVSTFPNKKLRSLTPENARFLEVVKMNSELLQNMMSTLLNNVMAEDCKNQWSMSRPLLVLILLYEDYFRSLKENILRAQPLDKQQIMAQWFDDLMNGIERNVSVKNKEKFIHNLSSFRRDVVNLPKTSNYNTGSSYNDDLIIDM; encoded by the exons ATG GAAATCCAACAGCtagaaattttatgtaaacAGTTATACGAAGCCACTGACTCGGTTTTACGATCCAATGCTGAGAAAACTTTGGTGCAATTTGTAAGCAGCCAAGATGCATTACCTAAATGTCAGATGCTCTTGGATCGGGCAGATTCTAGCTATGCTCAGTTGCTTGCTGCCACAACACTAACAAAATTAATACAGGGTCTTAATTTGGAGCAACGTATTGATATAAG GAGCTATGTCCTTAATTATTTGGCAAACAGACCGAACTTACAGCACTTTGTTGTGCAGGCGTTGGTTACGCTATTggctaaaattacaaaatatggaTGGCTTGATACCTACAAAAATGAACTGGTGTTCCAAACGTTGCTAGAAGatgtgaaaacatttttacag GGATCTGTGGATCATTGTACATTTGGTGTACAAATTCTTTCACAACTTGTATTGGAAATGAACTCAATTGTGGAAGTGGATGCGAATATATCATtttcgaaaaatcgaaaaattgccACTTCATTCCGGGATCAGCAATTGTATGATATATTTCTGCTATCGTGCAATCTTCTAGTAACAGCTCGCGATaatagtaaaacaataaattttatggATGAATCCCAGCAAGCATATGTTAA TTTGATTTCTCATGTATTGCGTTTAACGAAGAACTGTTTGAGTTTTGATTTTATTGGAAGTTCCACAGATGAATCATCAGATGATATGAATAGTGTCCAATTACCAACATCATGGCGGCCTGCTTTTCTAGATTCGAATACTCTGAAATTATTTTTCGATCTGTATCAGATATTGCCAAATGGCTTGGCTAGCTATTCTCTATCATGTCTTGTACAG ATGACATCTGTAAGACGTTCACTGTTCAACAATTCAGAGAGAACAAAATTCCTTACTCACCTTGTAGAAGGCGTTAAAAATATATTGGTAAATTTACAT GGTTTACGGGATCCTGATAATTATCACGAATTTTGCCGTTTATTGGCCcgattaaaatcaaattatcaATTGGGGGAATTGATCGCTGTTCCATGTTATCCAGAGGCTTTGGCTCTAATAGCAAAATTTACGGTCGAATCGTTGCAG ATGTGGCAGTTTGCACCTAATAGTGTACACTATTTGCTTTCTTTATGGCAAAGAATGGTTGCTTCAGTTCCTTATGTGAAATCTCCGGAACCGCATTTGTTGGGTACCTATACACCGGAAGTTACAAAAGCCTATGTCGAATCACGTTTAAATGCTGTACCTGCTATAGTGAATGATCATATGGAAGACCCATTGGATGATTTATGCATGGTTTTGCAACAGTTGGAACAACTTTCCGTTATAGAACGCTGCGAATATGATAAAACATGCTCATTACTGGTGCGTCATTTCGACCAGAAAGCAAGCGAATATGAAAGTCTCTTGCAAACACCTAATGCCGATCCTATGTCCATTACGATACACGAACTTCAACTAACATGGTTAGTCTACATTATTGGTTCGGCTATAGTTGGAAGACTAACCGTAAATTCAAATGACGACCTTGATACAATGGATGCTGAATTGGTTATAAGGGTATTCCAATTGATGAGATTAACCGATGCTCGTTTACCACAGGCAGGCTGCGAGAAATTGGAATTGGCAATTCTTAGTTTTCTAGATCAAGTTCGCAAAATGCATATCAGTGAACAGAACCAAAAACCCAATGTGTACAAGCGTTTGAATGAAGTTTTCGGTATCAGTGATGAGCAAATGCTATTGAGTTTTATCAATCGTAAAAT AATAACTAATCTGAAATTCTGGGGTCACTCGGaacaaattattacaaaaacttTGATGCTACTATCAGATCTTTCTGTACATTTTAATTCAGTGAGGAAATTGGCCAAATTGGAGGAAGTACAGTTTATGCTCACCCATCATACG AGTgagcactttccttttttgggcACAAATTCTTCCCTAACGGAAATGAGATGCCGCACCATGTTTTATACATCCTTAGGACGTCTGTTAATGTTCGATTTGGGCGAAGATGAGGAACGATTCTACAGCTTTCTAAATCCGCTGACAA aTCAATTCGAATCTCTTGCCCCTGTTCTAATGGATGCCAATAGTTTCCCCAATGAAGAAGCTAAGAAGGCTATAATTGGTTTAGCCAGAGATTTAAGAGGCTTGGCCCAGCCATTAACGTCAAGAGTTCCATATACTATGCTCTTTGATTGGCT TTATTATTCTGATTATTTGCCCATGCTTATACGAGCCGTGGAGTTATGGGCCCATGATCCTGCCGTTACAACTCCTGTTCTCAAGTTATTTGCCGAATTAGTACATTGTCGTACTCAGCGATTGCAGGGCAATGTTTCCAGTCCTATGGGAATTCTATTGTTTAGAGAGGCTTCAAAACTTATTTGTATATATGGAAATCGCATCTTACATTTAGATGTACCACGTGATCAACAGTATCCAATGCGAATAAAAGGTATCTCCGTatgttttacaattttaaaaaatgcttTGGGGGGTAATTATGTAAATTTCGGAGTCTTCAAATTATATGGCGATGATACATTGGATAACGTTCTCAGAATTGCTGCTAAAATGATTATGTCTATACAACAAAACGATTTGCTG GAATATCCGAAATTGGCTTCATCCTACTTCAATTTGTTGAACTGTTTATCACAAGATCATATAAGTTTTTTGGCTGGCATAGAACCTGGTGCATTTGTGTACATTCTAGAGAGTTTATCTAAAGGCTTTACAGCTTTAG ATTCGACCATCTACATAACATGCTGTGCCATATTGGATAGCATAATATCATTCATATTTAAGCAATTGCAATTGAAAAGtgagttaaaaaatttaaagaaacatactgttaaaaaatttttaatacatttttatatttcagtGTCTACATTCCCAAATAAGAAATTACGAAGCTTAACACCAGAAAATGCAAGGTTTCTTGAG gtTGTTAAAATGAATTCCGAATTACTGCAAAACATGATGTCGACATTACTTAATAATGTCATGGCTGAAGATTGCAAAAACCAATGGTCTATGTCAAGACCGTTGCTAGTGTTGATCCTCCTTTATGAAGACTATTTTAG atctCTTAAAGAGAATATTCTACGCGCACAACCATTAGATAAACAACAAATAATGGCCCAATGGTTCGACGATTTGATGAATGGAATTGAACGCAATGTTTCCGTCAAAAATAAGGAAAA ATTTATTCATAATTTATCATCTTTCAGACGTGATGTGGTGAATTTGCCAAAAACGTCAAATTATAATACTGGTTCGTCATATAATGATGATTTGATCATAGATATGTA A